The Metamycoplasma cloacale genome includes a region encoding these proteins:
- the rpsT gene encoding 30S ribosomal protein S20: MANIKSKQKAILSNEKANARNSAIKSAVRTAIKKARKAAELKDPKTAELQAKAHHEIDKAVSKGVLHANNGARKASRLDAFIAKNNN; encoded by the coding sequence ATGGCAAACATTAAATCAAAACAAAAAGCAATATTATCTAACGAAAAAGCTAATGCACGTAATTCTGCAATTAAATCAGCTGTAAGAACAGCAATCAAAAAAGCAAGAAAGGCTGCTGAATTAAAAGATCCTAAAACAGCTGAATTACAAGCTAAAGCTCACCACGAAATTGATAAAGCAGTTTCAAAAGGTGTTCTACATGCAAACAATGGTGCAAGAAAAGCTAGCCGTTTAGACGCATTTATTGCTAAAAATAATAATTAA
- a CDS encoding DNA-directed RNA polymerase subunit alpha: MEKIQKIAYKELVSEKISDFDTTFVIEPLMRGYANTLGTVIRRTLLSSITSTAPFAIKINNVEHEFETLPGIREDVITLVANIRKIRFTYEPEIFGKDNLVKISFKSTESGDVYASHIDEPRGLEIVNKDQYICSISENGSLEFDLFLRTGRGYIDFEENKTLIEEYGPKLESKIKKGQILAMDSDFSPVVKCGIFCEELNTTSKNIDERLKIHLITDGTVLAKDAMYQAAQIIVAHFQIIGNIDALETLKLFDDAKDKKKEIAKISLPIEKLNLTIRSLNALRRANYNTIDELLKLNEEELSNIKNLGKKSVQDIIDKLAEWKERHQNDDYSDLADDINHENVNDDSDTNEEGEE; encoded by the coding sequence ATGGAAAAAATTCAAAAAATAGCATACAAAGAATTGGTATCAGAAAAAATCAGCGATTTTGACACAACTTTTGTCATTGAACCTTTAATGAGAGGTTATGCCAATACATTAGGAACTGTTATTCGTAGAACATTGTTATCATCAATTACCTCAACAGCACCTTTTGCGATTAAAATTAACAACGTAGAACACGAATTTGAAACACTACCTGGTATTAGAGAAGACGTTATTACCTTAGTTGCAAACATTAGAAAAATTCGTTTCACATACGAACCTGAAATCTTTGGTAAAGATAATTTAGTAAAAATTTCTTTCAAATCAACTGAATCAGGTGATGTATATGCAAGTCATATTGATGAACCACGTGGTTTAGAGATTGTTAATAAAGATCAATATATTTGTTCAATTAGCGAAAATGGTTCACTAGAATTTGATTTATTTTTAAGAACCGGTAGAGGATATATTGATTTTGAAGAAAATAAAACTTTAATTGAAGAATATGGTCCAAAACTAGAATCTAAAATCAAAAAAGGTCAAATTCTAGCAATGGATAGTGACTTCAGTCCTGTTGTTAAATGCGGAATTTTCTGTGAAGAGTTAAACACTACATCAAAAAACATTGATGAAAGATTAAAAATTCACTTAATTACAGATGGAACTGTTTTAGCGAAAGACGCTATGTATCAAGCTGCACAAATTATTGTTGCTCATTTCCAAATTATCGGTAATATTGATGCACTTGAAACATTAAAATTATTTGATGATGCAAAAGATAAAAAGAAAGAAATAGCAAAAATTTCATTACCAATTGAAAAATTAAATTTAACCATAAGAAGTTTAAATGCTTTAAGAAGAGCAAACTACAACACTATTGATGAACTTTTAAAATTAAATGAAGAAGAATTATCAAACATCAAGAATTTAGGTAAAAAATCAGTTCAAGATATCATTGATAAATTAGCTGAATGAAAAGAAAGACATCAAAACGATGATTATTCAGATTTAGCTGATGATATAAACCATGAAAATGTAAATGATGATTCAGATACTAATGAAGAAGGAGAAGAATAA
- the rpmF gene encoding 50S ribosomal protein L32 — MAIVPKRKTSKQRKHLRRSHHALTATTVVECQNCKQSIIPHTACQFCGFYKGKKVIKESLNDKIK, encoded by the coding sequence ATGGCTATAGTACCAAAGAGAAAAACCTCTAAACAAAGAAAACACTTACGTAGATCACACCACGCTTTAACAGCAACAACAGTTGTTGAATGTCAAAATTGCAAACAATCAATTATTCCTCACACAGCATGTCAATTCTGTGGATTTTACAAAGGTAAAAAAGTTATTAAAGAATCATTAAACGATAAAATCAAATAA
- the pheS gene encoding phenylalanine--tRNA ligase subunit alpha — protein sequence MIKFDINAINSLEDLKNIKNQFKNSEELLNLMEQLKSAPKEEKAKIGLEIKKLQDQANAFFEEAKNKINQLEIDKQIQKTFIDIAMPTNFEGSIHPINLVSQRFREWLTANGYFEIRYPEIENDEYNFERLNIPKEHPAREMQDSLYLEPNKLLRTHNTGITARGLELYKNQAFSQFALGKTYRNDEEDATHTHQFTQLDLVSIGNHSFATLKTTLQELLSYVLEEQVVIRLRPSFFPFTEPSVEVDVFFKNRWIEVLGAGMVHQKVLNMAGYTNNMNGIAAGIGIERIVMIKYGIDDIRELYGNDKRFLKQFKTL from the coding sequence ATGATTAAGTTTGATATTAATGCAATTAATTCATTAGAAGATTTAAAAAATATCAAAAATCAATTCAAAAATTCAGAAGAATTGCTTAATTTAATGGAACAATTGAAATCAGCTCCAAAGGAAGAAAAAGCTAAAATTGGTTTAGAGATTAAAAAATTACAAGATCAAGCTAATGCTTTCTTTGAAGAGGCTAAAAACAAAATTAACCAATTAGAAATTGATAAACAAATTCAAAAAACTTTTATTGACATAGCAATGCCTACTAATTTTGAAGGCTCAATTCATCCTATTAATTTAGTTTCACAAAGATTTAGAGAATGATTAACAGCCAATGGTTATTTTGAAATTAGATATCCAGAGATTGAAAACGATGAATATAACTTCGAAAGATTAAATATTCCTAAAGAACATCCCGCACGGGAAATGCAAGATTCTTTATATCTAGAACCAAATAAATTATTAAGAACACACAATACAGGTATTACAGCGCGTGGTCTTGAATTATATAAAAATCAAGCTTTTTCACAATTTGCTTTAGGCAAAACATATCGTAATGATGAAGAAGATGCAACACATACTCACCAATTTACACAACTTGATTTAGTAAGCATTGGTAATCATTCTTTTGCAACGCTAAAAACTACATTACAGGAATTACTATCATACGTTTTAGAAGAACAAGTGGTAATTAGATTGCGTCCATCTTTCTTCCCATTTACTGAACCATCTGTTGAAGTTGATGTATTTTTCAAAAACCGTTGAATTGAAGTATTAGGAGCAGGAATGGTTCATCAAAAGGTTTTAAATATGGCTGGTTATACAAATAATATGAACGGAATCGCAGCTGGCATTGGAATTGAAAGAATTGTTATGATTAAATATGGCATTGATGACATTAGAGAGTTATACGGTAATGACAAAAGATTTTTAAAACAATTTAAAACACTATAA
- the rpmJ gene encoding 50S ribosomal protein L36, with translation MKVRASIKRICKDCKIIKRHGVNRVICINPKHKQRQG, from the coding sequence ATGAAAGTTAGAGCTTCAATTAAGCGTATTTGCAAAGATTGTAAAATCATTAAAAGACACGGTGTTAATAGAGTAATTTGCATCAACCCAAAACACAAACAAAGACAAGGATAA
- a CDS encoding replication-associated recombination protein A, whose protein sequence is MKENLALSLRPNNLNDFICDENLQIIFKSVIEQKLFKSFIFFGKPGTGKTSISYILAESLNVSYDYFNATVDNKEDLVSKLNNNQILIIDEIHRLNKDKQDILLPYVEKDLITIYGTTTENPYFKINPALRSRCLLVELEKPSIANIIQCLKNAIDKEYPNIAINNDILEFIASQAGGDYRSALNNLELIATLFSKKTLSLNEVKAIIPNIQFSSDKNQEAHYDYLSAFHKSLRGSDPNASLYYGLIILKSGDTDGLFRRMLCVAYEDIGLANPSIGVNTLTAIQAFERLGLPEGRLPIGFAILNLALSPKSNSAYLAINEVERDINDGLIYNVPNNIRDAHYASASKLNRGIDYKYPHDYPNHYVKQNYLPKQLLNKNYYIQTNQGWEDKINQYWEKIKGE, encoded by the coding sequence ATGAAAGAAAACCTTGCATTATCACTACGTCCTAATAATTTAAACGACTTTATTTGCGATGAAAACCTGCAAATAATCTTTAAATCAGTTATTGAACAAAAGCTTTTTAAATCATTTATCTTTTTTGGTAAACCAGGAACTGGGAAAACTAGCATTTCTTATATATTAGCTGAATCGTTAAACGTTTCATATGATTATTTCAATGCTACAGTTGATAACAAAGAAGATTTGGTATCTAAATTGAATAACAACCAAATATTGATTATTGACGAAATTCATCGTTTAAACAAAGATAAACAAGATATTTTACTTCCATATGTTGAAAAAGATTTAATTACCATCTACGGTACTACTACAGAAAATCCTTACTTTAAAATCAATCCTGCCTTACGTTCAAGATGCTTGTTAGTTGAATTAGAAAAACCAAGTATTGCTAATATCATTCAATGTTTAAAGAATGCAATTGATAAAGAATATCCTAATATAGCAATAAATAACGATATTCTTGAATTCATTGCTTCTCAAGCTGGAGGAGATTATCGTTCTGCTTTAAATAATTTAGAATTAATTGCAACATTATTTAGTAAAAAAACTTTATCTTTAAATGAAGTGAAGGCAATTATTCCAAATATTCAATTCAGTTCTGATAAAAATCAAGAAGCACATTACGATTATTTAAGTGCCTTTCATAAGTCATTAAGAGGAAGCGATCCGAATGCTAGTTTGTATTATGGTTTAATTATTCTTAAATCAGGAGATACAGATGGTTTATTTAGAAGAATGTTATGCGTGGCATATGAAGATATTGGTTTAGCTAATCCAAGTATTGGAGTAAATACATTAACTGCAATTCAAGCCTTTGAACGTCTTGGATTGCCAGAAGGAAGATTGCCAATTGGTTTTGCAATTTTAAACCTTGCGCTATCACCTAAATCGAATTCTGCATATCTAGCGATTAACGAAGTAGAACGCGATATTAATGATGGTTTAATATATAACGTTCCTAATAATATAAGAGATGCTCATTATGCATCTGCGTCTAAATTAAATCGCGGGATTGATTATAAATATCCGCATGATTATCCAAATCATTATGTAAAACAAAATTATTTACCAAAACAGTTATTAAACAAAAATTATTACATTCAAACAAATCAAGGTTGAGAAGATAAAATCAATCAGTATTGAGAAAAAATAAAAGGAGAATAA
- the rplQ gene encoding 50S ribosomal protein L17, with amino-acid sequence MANPKQVFRRNTEWWNHVERSLVTDLLIHGEIKTTLERAKRIKPQAEKMITLGKANTLASRRQALKYLRLIDSNVAGKNSVQYLFDVVAPKYKERNGGYTRIIKISNRQGDNAKMAIIQLV; translated from the coding sequence ATGGCAAATCCAAAACAAGTATTTCGTAGAAACACTGAATGATGAAACCATGTGGAAAGATCATTAGTTACCGATCTATTAATTCATGGTGAAATCAAAACCACTTTAGAAAGAGCTAAAAGAATTAAACCACAAGCTGAAAAAATGATTACTTTAGGTAAAGCAAACACCTTAGCAAGCCGTAGACAAGCTTTAAAATACTTAAGATTAATTGATTCAAACGTTGCAGGTAAAAACTCAGTACAATATTTATTTGACGTTGTAGCACCAAAATACAAAGAAAGAAATGGTGGTTATACAAGAATTATTAAAATTTCTAACCGCCAAGGTGACAACGCTAAAATGGCTATTATTCAACTAGTTTAA
- the rplR gene encoding 50S ribosomal protein L18, translating into MLSRNLKRKAKHLKIRNKLAQGSAETPRVCVYKSLHNFYAQAVNDATHTTLVSSSTHNLPSDIKGNNIASVKLVAKEFAQLLKAKKITKIVFDRSGYIYHGKLAAFCEVLREEGIKF; encoded by the coding sequence ATGTTATCAAGAAATTTAAAACGTAAAGCAAAACACTTAAAAATTAGAAATAAATTAGCACAAGGAAGTGCTGAAACTCCACGTGTATGTGTATATAAATCATTACACAATTTCTATGCTCAAGCAGTTAACGATGCAACTCATACAACATTAGTTTCTTCATCAACACACAACTTACCAAGCGATATTAAAGGAAATAACATTGCATCAGTAAAATTAGTTGCTAAAGAATTTGCTCAATTACTAAAAGCTAAAAAAATTACAAAAATCGTCTTTGACAGATCAGGTTACATTTATCACGGAAAATTAGCAGCATTTTGCGAAGTATTAAGAGAAGAAGGGATTAAATTCTAA
- the rpsM gene encoding 30S ribosomal protein S13: MARILNIEIPNNKRVIISLTYIYGIGRSTAHEILKNVNVDENKRVKDLSEEELTRIRDEAKKYTTEGDLRREVNLNIKRLMEIKSYRGIRHRKGLPVRGQSTKKNARTRKGPRKTIAGKKGK; encoded by the coding sequence ATGGCTAGAATTTTAAATATTGAAATTCCAAATAATAAAAGAGTAATTATTTCATTAACTTATATTTATGGAATTGGAAGATCAACAGCGCATGAAATCTTAAAGAATGTAAATGTTGATGAAAATAAAAGAGTTAAAGATTTAAGCGAAGAAGAATTAACACGTATCAGAGATGAAGCTAAAAAATACACCACAGAAGGTGATTTAAGAAGAGAAGTTAACTTAAACATTAAAAGATTAATGGAAATTAAATCATACCGTGGAATTAGACACAGAAAAGGCCTACCAGTTCGTGGTCAATCAACTAAGAAAAACGCCAGAACAAGAAAAGGCCCAAGAAAAACAATTGCAGGAAAGAAAGGTAAATAA
- a CDS encoding adenylate kinase produces the protein MIAKCQKNKSCCNSNENQYPNIIFLGAPGAGKGSIATRIVKVYGYYQLSTGEMFREEIANKTPLGLEIKSILDSGKYVDDSLTNRLVEAKVSELVKQKQPFILDGYPRTLEQANFLKSLESKGINIGKVILLNITSDQVIERLSKRRICSECKKIYHLEFNPPKDENVCDKCGGAIIKRLDDEPEVIKKRLAIYSEQTKCLIDYYNDMKILSEVNGYQEYEKVYSDVQKALKWS, from the coding sequence ATGATAGCTAAATGTCAAAAAAATAAAAGCTGTTGTAATAGCAATGAAAACCAATACCCTAATATCATTTTTCTAGGTGCGCCTGGCGCTGGAAAAGGTTCAATTGCTACTAGAATAGTTAAAGTCTATGGTTATTATCAATTATCTACTGGTGAAATGTTTAGAGAAGAAATTGCTAACAAAACACCATTAGGTTTAGAAATTAAATCAATTCTTGATTCGGGTAAATATGTTGATGATTCTTTAACTAATCGTTTAGTTGAAGCAAAAGTATCTGAATTAGTTAAACAAAAACAACCATTTATTTTAGATGGTTATCCACGTACCCTTGAACAAGCTAATTTCCTTAAATCACTTGAATCAAAGGGTATTAATATTGGAAAAGTTATTTTATTAAACATTACAAGTGATCAGGTTATTGAACGTCTATCAAAACGTAGAATATGCTCTGAATGTAAAAAGATTTATCACCTTGAATTTAATCCACCCAAAGATGAAAACGTTTGTGATAAATGCGGTGGAGCAATTATTAAACGTTTAGATGACGAACCTGAAGTTATTAAAAAACGTTTGGCAATCTATTCAGAACAAACTAAATGCTTGATTGATTACTACAATGACATGAAAATATTAAGTGAAGTAAATGGTTATCAAGAATACGAAAAAGTGTATAGTGACGTACAGAAGGCTTTAAAATGATCATAA
- a CDS encoding YgjP-like metallopeptidase domain-containing protein encodes MKTSNSFLKINYDNQEFLIEVIYTNNKNIYMLFKENRFILKTNTPDLSKAEIQNFIYKSIKNLLLKKHDKPSLEINKAQCEFWMLGNLYSYQFINYSIVITNKFNNSIEIIKCPNEKRIIDNLWNYIKHKLSEKIDLCIKNYFLLKPQFKIPNLKYKILNKKTAWGTAYPSKSLITFSKYLGLFSFEYIQYVVFHELTHFIHPNHSSKFWYDLKELIKNCKIIRKKLNNHEFNINGPTNERRIS; translated from the coding sequence ATGAAAACAAGTAATTCTTTTCTCAAAATTAATTATGACAATCAAGAATTTTTAATTGAAGTTATTTACACAAATAATAAAAATATTTATATGCTTTTTAAAGAAAATCGTTTTATTTTAAAAACGAATACCCCAGATTTATCTAAAGCAGAAATTCAAAATTTTATTTATAAAAGTATTAAAAACCTTCTTTTAAAAAAACATGATAAACCATCATTAGAAATTAATAAAGCACAATGTGAATTTTGAATGTTAGGTAATCTATATTCATACCAATTTATCAATTATTCAATTGTGATTACAAACAAATTTAATAATTCAATAGAAATTATTAAATGTCCAAATGAAAAACGAATTATTGATAATTTATGAAATTATATAAAGCATAAATTAAGTGAAAAAATTGATTTGTGTATTAAGAATTATTTTTTATTAAAACCGCAGTTTAAAATACCTAATTTAAAATACAAAATATTAAATAAAAAAACCGCTTGAGGCACTGCTTATCCTAGTAAGTCATTAATTACGTTTTCTAAATATCTAGGCTTGTTTTCATTTGAATATATCCAATATGTTGTGTTTCATGAACTAACTCATTTTATACATCCAAATCATTCATCTAAATTTTGATATGATTTAAAAGAGTTAATAAAAAATTGTAAAATTATACGTAAAAAATTAAACAATCACGAATTTAATATCAATGGTCCAACAAATGAAAGGAGAATATCTTAA
- the rpsE gene encoding 30S ribosomal protein S5, protein MAEELKKKEAVKEVKSSATKVVAAVKSTEDKEKKQPAVKPVRKAKQFTPKTTAPVQQFEEKVVDIARVTTVVKGGRRFSFSAYVVVGDKKGKVGFGHGKANEVQDAIKKAIKDAQKNIIVVPIVNGTIPHEIQEKFLASKVQLRPAPKGAGIIASGTVRAVVELAGYTDISTKTYGSRTKQNIVQATVNALKKVKTADEIAKLRDIDVKHLLSK, encoded by the coding sequence ATGGCCGAAGAACTAAAGAAAAAAGAAGCTGTTAAAGAAGTTAAATCTTCTGCAACCAAAGTTGTAGCAGCTGTTAAATCAACCGAAGATAAAGAAAAGAAACAACCCGCTGTTAAACCAGTACGTAAAGCAAAACAATTCACTCCTAAAACAACCGCTCCTGTTCAACAATTTGAAGAAAAAGTTGTTGACATTGCCAGAGTTACAACTGTTGTTAAGGGTGGAAGAAGATTTTCATTCTCTGCATACGTTGTAGTTGGAGATAAAAAAGGAAAAGTTGGTTTTGGACACGGTAAAGCAAACGAAGTACAAGACGCAATTAAAAAAGCAATTAAAGATGCACAAAAAAATATTATCGTTGTTCCAATCGTAAATGGAACAATTCCACATGAAATCCAAGAAAAATTCTTAGCATCAAAAGTACAACTACGTCCAGCACCTAAAGGAGCAGGGATCATTGCTTCAGGAACTGTACGTGCTGTTGTTGAATTAGCTGGTTATACAGATATTTCAACCAAAACTTATGGTTCAAGAACTAAACAAAACATTGTTCAAGCTACTGTAAATGCCCTTAAAAAAGTTAAAACTGCAGACGAAATTGCTAAATTACGTGATATTGACGTAAAACATTTACTTTCTAAATAA
- the rplO gene encoding 50S ribosomal protein L15: protein MELHNLKPTAGSRKEKHRVGRGHAAGKGKQAGRGQSGQTKRSTVRLGFEGGQNPLFRRIPKRGFNNVNHVEYQVVNLEQLERVYKANEIVSYETLASHNLIKGSLPVKILGKGTLTKKLNVQIPTLSQSAKEAIEKVGGKIEVK from the coding sequence ATGGAATTACATAATTTAAAACCAACCGCAGGTTCAAGAAAAGAAAAACACCGTGTTGGTAGAGGACATGCAGCAGGAAAAGGAAAACAAGCAGGTAGAGGACAATCAGGTCAAACCAAAAGATCAACAGTTAGATTAGGATTTGAAGGTGGACAAAACCCATTATTCAGAAGAATTCCAAAACGTGGATTTAACAACGTAAACCACGTGGAATACCAAGTTGTGAACCTAGAACAACTTGAAAGAGTTTATAAAGCAAACGAAATTGTTTCATACGAAACTCTTGCATCACACAATTTAATTAAAGGTTCATTACCTGTAAAAATCTTAGGTAAAGGAACACTAACTAAAAAATTAAATGTACAAATTCCTACACTTTCACAAAGTGCTAAAGAAGCAATTGAAAAAGTTGGAGGAAAAATCGAGGTTAAATAA
- the infA gene encoding translation initiation factor IF-1 → MAKDAIKMTGKILKMHSSKDYDVLLDNGIEIKAFISGKMSFHNIKMIPGDVVDVELSPYDMTKGRIVFRHK, encoded by the coding sequence ATGGCAAAAGACGCAATTAAAATGACTGGAAAAATTCTAAAAATGCATTCTTCAAAAGATTACGATGTATTATTGGATAATGGCATCGAAATTAAAGCATTTATCTCAGGAAAAATGTCATTTCATAACATTAAAATGATTCCAGGAGACGTTGTAGATGTGGAATTAAGTCCATATGACATGACTAAAGGAAGAATTGTTTTTAGACATAAATAA
- the secY gene encoding preprotein translocase subunit SecY, whose translation MAKSTKLSKKQRHDKSERKLAIDKFINNNRNSWNEWWKNHDLFKKILFTLAIVVVFLAAGTITIPGVNLVNKDKLNQGDFIGILNLVGGGGIRNFSIVALGISPFISASLVMMILQTKAFPAIHRLSQSGPQGRIKINLITFLFTFIFAIVQSLLLTRALINPKQGFGIRFAEEINTILGPKGHQIYGYFILPTILIAGSFFALFLSEQITNKGVGNGTSILIFVGIASNLIPTFKHAFEFFVPSSSKDFVVLKEIIEFCVYLLGYGLTILIVIIFTIAERRIPIQQVGAGLSKNEKELSFLPIKANPAGIMSVIFALMVLSVPTMIANVMDPNTSKYYNWVYSNLQLTQPLGFLLFILITFGLTILLGIQQSRIDKISEDFAKNSTFIPGIRPGEQTESYLLDSVIRLSLFSSIYLIILGGITYVEQMLGMPASISFGGTSIMILVSTAYETVQQVKARYKSQELSRRRRMIRELKEMYGEEEEDLIW comes from the coding sequence ATGGCTAAATCAACAAAACTAAGTAAAAAACAACGTCATGATAAAAGTGAAAGAAAACTTGCAATTGACAAGTTTATCAACAATAATCGTAACTCTTGAAACGAATGATGAAAAAACCATGATTTATTCAAGAAGATTTTATTCACGTTAGCTATCGTTGTAGTTTTCTTAGCGGCTGGAACAATAACAATTCCAGGTGTTAACTTAGTCAATAAAGATAAATTAAACCAAGGTGATTTTATCGGGATATTAAACTTAGTTGGTGGTGGGGGAATTAGAAATTTCTCTATCGTTGCATTAGGAATAAGTCCGTTTATTTCCGCTAGTTTAGTGATGATGATTTTACAAACGAAGGCATTTCCTGCTATTCATCGTTTGAGTCAATCAGGGCCACAAGGAAGGATTAAAATTAATTTAATTACCTTCCTTTTCACCTTTATTTTCGCAATTGTACAATCGTTATTACTAACAAGAGCATTAATCAATCCTAAACAAGGTTTCGGGATTAGATTTGCTGAAGAAATTAATACCATTTTAGGTCCAAAAGGTCACCAAATTTATGGATACTTTATCCTACCTACGATTTTAATTGCTGGTTCATTCTTTGCTCTATTTTTATCAGAACAAATTACCAACAAAGGTGTTGGGAATGGAACTAGTATCTTAATTTTTGTTGGAATTGCAAGTAATTTAATTCCAACATTCAAACACGCTTTCGAATTCTTCGTACCAAGCTCTTCAAAAGATTTTGTTGTATTGAAAGAAATAATTGAATTTTGCGTATATCTATTAGGTTATGGATTGACAATATTAATTGTTATTATCTTTACCATCGCTGAAAGACGTATTCCAATTCAACAAGTTGGTGCTGGTCTTTCTAAAAACGAAAAGGAACTTAGTTTTCTACCAATTAAAGCAAATCCTGCCGGAATTATGAGTGTAATCTTCGCTTTAATGGTTTTATCTGTTCCAACAATGATTGCTAATGTAATGGACCCCAATACATCCAAATATTACAATTGAGTATATAGCAATCTTCAATTAACGCAACCTCTAGGTTTTCTATTGTTTATTCTGATTACATTTGGATTAACTATTTTATTAGGAATTCAACAATCAAGAATTGACAAGATTTCCGAAGATTTTGCAAAAAATAGTACATTCATTCCTGGTATTCGTCCAGGAGAACAAACAGAAAGTTATCTTTTAGATTCAGTTATCAGATTATCATTGTTTTCATCAATCTATTTAATTATTTTAGGTGGTATTACTTACGTTGAACAAATGTTGGGTATGCCTGCATCTATTTCGTTTGGTGGAACTTCAATAATGATTCTTGTATCAACTGCTTATGAAACTGTTCAACAAGTGAAAGCAAGATATAAATCGCAAGAATTATCAAGAAGAAGAAGAATGATTCGTGAATTAAAAGAAATGTATGGAGAGGAAGAAGAAGATTTAATATGATAG
- the rpsK gene encoding 30S ribosomal protein S11, which yields MAKKNKKVITQGLAHIHSTYQNTIVSFTDLNGNVFAWSSSGAIGYKGTKKKTPYAAGLAAANALEKAKEFGLKEVSIFVKGVGPGKSTARKQIETCGFLTIKEVKDVTPTPHNGTRPPKKILKRA from the coding sequence ATGGCTAAGAAAAATAAAAAAGTTATTACTCAAGGTTTAGCACATATTCACTCAACCTATCAAAATACCATTGTTTCATTTACTGACTTAAACGGTAATGTATTTGCATGAAGTTCATCAGGAGCAATTGGATACAAGGGTACTAAAAAGAAAACCCCTTATGCAGCTGGTTTAGCTGCTGCAAATGCTTTAGAAAAAGCAAAAGAATTTGGTTTAAAAGAGGTTTCAATTTTTGTTAAAGGTGTTGGTCCTGGAAAATCAACAGCTAGAAAACAAATTGAAACATGTGGTTTCTTAACAATTAAAGAAGTGAAAGATGTAACACCTACTCCACACAACGGAACACGTCCTCCAAAGAAAATTCTTAAAAGAGCATAA
- the map gene encoding type I methionyl aminopeptidase yields the protein MIIIKSQYEIEKIKKACSILAEVKTIVYNFIRPGVSLKEIDSVAFKEIRKRGAKPAFLGQYGFPNTCCISVNEELIHGIPSDYVVKDGDIVKIDMGAIWDGYYSDSAFTKGVGNITQEDKKLIQVAKDAFYAGFNAIEVGKRIGDISYAIGSYIKSQGFYTPDEYCGHGIGKSLHEDPYVFNDGLPNSGPIIRNGMVICIEPMILQKSKNVAIKKDEWTVYDPLGYNTAHYEQTVLIDNNQAYILSGDNI from the coding sequence ATGATCATAATCAAATCACAATACGAGATTGAAAAGATCAAAAAAGCATGTTCTATCTTGGCAGAAGTGAAAACAATTGTTTATAACTTCATAAGACCAGGCGTTTCTTTAAAAGAAATTGATAGCGTCGCTTTTAAAGAAATAAGAAAAAGAGGTGCTAAACCAGCGTTTTTAGGACAATATGGATTTCCTAATACCTGTTGTATCTCGGTAAACGAAGAATTAATCCATGGAATTCCTAGCGATTATGTCGTTAAAGACGGCGATATTGTAAAAATTGACATGGGAGCTATTTGAGATGGTTATTATTCAGACTCCGCTTTTACTAAAGGAGTAGGAAATATAACGCAAGAAGATAAGAAATTAATTCAAGTAGCTAAAGACGCTTTCTATGCGGGTTTTAATGCAATAGAAGTTGGCAAACGCATAGGAGATATTTCATATGCGATTGGTTCATATATTAAAAGCCAAGGCTTTTATACCCCTGATGAATACTGCGGACACGGAATTGGTAAATCATTACATGAAGATCCGTATGTATTTAACGATGGATTACCAAACAGTGGTCCAATTATTCGAAATGGGATGGTAATTTGCATTGAACCTATGATCTTACAAAAATCAAAGAATGTAGCGATTAAAAAAGATGAATGAACTGTCTATGACCCATTAGGTTATAACACAGCACATTATGAACAAACAGTCTTAATTGATAACAATCAAGCCTACATTCTATCAGGAGATAATATTTAA